The genomic stretch AACCACCGGCTGCTGCGTGCGCGTGGCCGGACGGCTGGTGGAGTCGCCGGGCAAGGGGCAGCGCTACGAGATCCAGGCGGCGCGGGTCGAGGTGGTGGGCCACGCGGACGACGACTACCCGCTCCAGAAGAAACGCCACAGCTTTGAGTTCCTGCGCACCCTGGGCCACCTGCGCATGCGCACCAACACCTTCGGCGCGGTGATGCGCGTGCGCAACGCCGCCGCCCAGGCCATCCACAAGTTCTTTCAGGGACGCGGCTTCATCCACCTCCACGCCCCCATCATCACGCTGTCCGACTGCGAGGGCGCCGGCGAGATGTTTCGGGTCTCCGCCCTCGACCCCGACGCCGCGCCCCGCACCGAAGGCGGCCGCGTGGACTACTCCCAGGACTTTTTCGGCAAGGAAGCCCGCCTCACCGTGTCCGGGCAGCTCGAGGCGGAGATCGCCGCCCTGGCCCTGACCAACGTCTACACCTTCGGGCCGACCTTCCGCTCGGAGAACTCCAACACGAGCCGGCACCTGGCGGAGTTCTGGATGGTGGAGCCCGAGATGGCCTTCTGCGACATCCAGGGCAACATGGACCTGGCCGAGGCATTCCTGAAGGACGTGACCCGGGACGTGCTGGATGACTGCGACGACGACATGGCCTTCTTCAACCAGCGCATCGACCAGACCGTGCTCGAAACCCTCACGAACATCGTGGAGCAGCGGTTCGAGCGCATGACCTACAGCGAGGCGGTGGACATCCTCCAGCGCTCCGGGCGCGACTTCGAGTATCCCATATCGTGGGGTGTGAACCTGCAGAGCGAGCACGAACGCTACATCGTCGAGGAGCACGTGGGCCGGCCCGTGATCGTCATCGACTACCCCAAGGAGATCAAGGCGTTCTACATGTACCTCAACGACGACGAGCGCACCGTGGCGGCCATGGACGTGCTCGTGCCCAAGATCGGCGAGATCATCGGCGGCTCCCAGCGCGAGCATCGCCTGGCACAGCTCCGCGGACGCATCCAGGAATGCGGCCTTCCCGAGGACGAGTACTGGTGGTACCTGGAGCTGCGGCGCTACGGCAGCGCCCCTCACGCGGGCTTCGGCCTGGGCTTCGAACGCCTGGTCCAGTTCATGACCGGCATGGGCAACATCCGCGACGTCATCCCCTTCCCGCGCGTCCCGGGCTTCGCCGAGTTCTGAACGGTCTGATTTGCAGCCCCAAGCGCCCCTTGATATGTTCCAGCCGTCCGATCACAAAACCCACCCGGAGGCTCTTGCATGATCGAAGCACCGTTCCCCCAGGAAGAGTACGAAGCGCGTCACAAGGAGCTGCAGCAGCGCATGGAGCGCGACGAGCTGGACCTCATCGTGGCCTCGGCGCGTGACAACTTCTGGTACTTTACCGGGCTCGTCAGCTACCAGTTCGACCACCTGATGCGCCCCGAGATCTGCTTCATCCCCAGGGAAGGCAAGCCGTTCGCGCTGGTGTACGGCAACAACAAGGGCAAGGCGGAGGAGCTGCCCTGGTTCGGCGAGGTGCGGAGCTACGTGGACGTGCCCTTTCCGCGCGAGATGATCAGCGACTTCCTGAGCGACATGGGCTACGGCTCCGCCAGGCTGGGTTTCGAGCTCGACGACGACCAGCGGCTGGGCTTTCCGGTGAACTACCTGACGCGGCTCACCGAGGCGCTGCCCAAGGCCAAGATCGAGGACGGCTCCCGAGCGCTCACGGAGCAGCGGCTCTACAAGAGCCCGCGGGAGATGGAGAACATGCGCAAGGCGTGCGACATCTCCCAGAGGGCCTACGACCGCATGCTGCCCGAACTGAAGGCGGGGGTCACGCGCCGGGAAGTGGCCGAGCGCCTCTACATCGCCATGATCGAGGAAGGCGCCCACCCGCGCCATCCCGGCTTTCTCATGCTCAACGCCTCCACCAAGTACGACGAGCGGCGCTACGAGAAGGGCGACCGCATGATCGCGGACTTCGGCGCTTGCTACGAGGGCTACTACGGCGACATCACCCGCCAGGCGATCTTCGGCGCGCCGAGCGCGGATCAAACCAAGGAGCACGCGCTGGCGCTGCACCTGATCCAGCAATGCAAGAAGGTGATGAAGCCCGGGAACTCTATCGCCGAGATTCCGCGAGTGGCCAACGCCGAGTTGAAAAGGAACGGCTACCCCGAGGTGGAGAGCCCCAAGCGCATCGGACACGGCATCGGCATGGCCCGGGCCGAACCCCCGTCCATCAGCGAAGCCGAGGTACGGAACGTGGAGGTGGGGATGGTGCTGGCCATCGAGCCCAAGGTGCGCATCCCCGGGGCCTCCATCCACCTGGAAGAGGACGTGTTCATTACGGCGGACGGGGCCGAGCCGCTGACCGCGGGAGCCGAACGGCTCGATATCATCGAATGATCATGCCGCTGCCGGGCGGCAACGGTCGGCGCAACGGGCCCTCGGATAGTCTGCGTCCTTCGACTTCGCTGCGCCTGTCCTGAGGAAATCGAACCGTTCGTCCTGAGCGTAGCGGAGCGAAGTCGAAGGACGCTACCTGACGGGAAGGACACCATGGCCAACGGAATCCTCTATCTGTCCAACGACGACGTCAAGCGCCTGCTCGACCTCGGCGAGTCCATCGACATCGTCAAGACCGCGCTGCAGGACCACAGCGCCGGACGCGTGGGCTGGTCCGTGCCTGAGGACCTGGCGGTGAAACCCGAGCAAGGCTGGCAGTACTGGGTCACGGGCTGCTCGCTGGAGGTTGCGGCCGGGTTCCGCTTCCGCGCCATCAAGGCCGCGGGCGGCAGCCGCGACCCGTCGCGGCCACCCCAAGGCCCCCGGCGCATCCTCATCCTGAGCGACCGGGAGGGCGGCGAGGTCACCGCCATCATGGACGAGGACTGGTGCCACTCCGTGAGGACCGGCGCCGCCGCCACCGTGGCCTGCCAGTCCCTTTCGCGCCAAGGCGCGTCGGTGATGGCCATGCTGGGCGTCGGCGACACCGCCCGGGCCACCGTGCCGGTCATGGCGCGGGCCTTCGACCTCACGGAGGTGCGGGTGCTGTCCCGCCGGCCCGAGACCCGGGAGGTCTTCGCCCGTGAGGTAGGCGAGGAGCTGGACCTGAACGTCGTCCCCTGCGACACCGCCCCCCAGGCGCTGGACGGCGCCGACCTGGTGGTCTCCGCCACCACCACCTCCGAGCCCTTCGTCAAGCAGGAATGGATCAGTCCCGGGGCCTTCGTCTATTCCATCGGCAAACACCAGGAGCTTGAGAACTCCGCCTACAAGGGCATGGGCAAGTTCGTGGTGGACAGCTGGGCGCAGTGCAAGAAGAAGTCGGACGTAGACAGGATGTTGAGGGAAGGCTTCCTCACGCGCGACGACGTCTACGCGGAGATACCTGACGTCCTGTCGGGGAAGGTCCCCGGCCGGGAAGACGACCAGGAACGGATTTTCATGCGCGCCATCGGCCTCGTGAACCAGGACA from Deltaproteobacteria bacterium encodes the following:
- a CDS encoding ornithine cyclodeaminase family protein gives rise to the protein MANGILYLSNDDVKRLLDLGESIDIVKTALQDHSAGRVGWSVPEDLAVKPEQGWQYWVTGCSLEVAAGFRFRAIKAAGGSRDPSRPPQGPRRILILSDREGGEVTAIMDEDWCHSVRTGAAATVACQSLSRQGASVMAMLGVGDTARATVPVMARAFDLTEVRVLSRRPETREVFAREVGEELDLNVVPCDTAPQALDGADLVVSATTTSEPFVKQEWISPGAFVYSIGKHQELENSAYKGMGKFVVDSWAQCKKKSDVDRMLREGFLTRDDVYAEIPDVLSGKVPGREDDQERIFMRAIGLVNQDISLAAWLYQKALEEGIGTRLPY
- a CDS encoding Xaa-Pro peptidase family protein, producing MIEAPFPQEEYEARHKELQQRMERDELDLIVASARDNFWYFTGLVSYQFDHLMRPEICFIPREGKPFALVYGNNKGKAEELPWFGEVRSYVDVPFPREMISDFLSDMGYGSARLGFELDDDQRLGFPVNYLTRLTEALPKAKIEDGSRALTEQRLYKSPREMENMRKACDISQRAYDRMLPELKAGVTRREVAERLYIAMIEEGAHPRHPGFLMLNASTKYDERRYEKGDRMIADFGACYEGYYGDITRQAIFGAPSADQTKEHALALHLIQQCKKVMKPGNSIAEIPRVANAELKRNGYPEVESPKRIGHGIGMARAEPPSISEAEVRNVEVGMVLAIEPKVRIPGASIHLEEDVFITADGAEPLTAGAERLDIIE
- the asnS gene encoding asparagine--tRNA ligase, with product MAKERIKDLLDRGSAGTDVTVEGWLRTVRHSKNVSFLDISDGSCMAGIQAVAAPELDNYEPEINKLTTGCCVRVAGRLVESPGKGQRYEIQAARVEVVGHADDDYPLQKKRHSFEFLRTLGHLRMRTNTFGAVMRVRNAAAQAIHKFFQGRGFIHLHAPIITLSDCEGAGEMFRVSALDPDAAPRTEGGRVDYSQDFFGKEARLTVSGQLEAEIAALALTNVYTFGPTFRSENSNTSRHLAEFWMVEPEMAFCDIQGNMDLAEAFLKDVTRDVLDDCDDDMAFFNQRIDQTVLETLTNIVEQRFERMTYSEAVDILQRSGRDFEYPISWGVNLQSEHERYIVEEHVGRPVIVIDYPKEIKAFYMYLNDDERTVAAMDVLVPKIGEIIGGSQREHRLAQLRGRIQECGLPEDEYWWYLELRRYGSAPHAGFGLGFERLVQFMTGMGNIRDVIPFPRVPGFAEF